One Vigna unguiculata cultivar IT97K-499-35 chromosome 11, ASM411807v1, whole genome shotgun sequence DNA window includes the following coding sequences:
- the LOC114168700 gene encoding peroxidase P7-like, protein MSSINKSFFVIVSILSLFAFSSNAQLSSTFYARTCPNLQAIVRRTMIQAIRTEARIGASILRLFFHDCFVQGCDASILLDDTATFTGEKNAFPNRNSARGFEVIDTIKTNVEAACNATVSCADILALATRDGIVLLGGPSWTVPLGRRDSRTANQNAANTEIPSPASDLATLITMFAAKGLTARDLTVLSGGHTIGQAQCQFFRTRIYNETNIDPNFATTRRANCPNSGGNTNLAPLDTVTPTRFDNNYYTDLVNQRGLLHSDQVLFNGGSQDALVRTYSANSAAFFRDFAAAMVKMGNISPLTGTNGEIRRNCRVLN, encoded by the exons CAATGCACAACTTTCTTCCACCTTTTATGCCAGAACTTGCCCCAACCTTCAAGCCATAGTGCGTCGTACAATGATACAAGCCATTCGCACAGAAGCTAGGATTGGTGCCTCTATTCTTCGCTTGTTTTTCCATGATTGCTTTGTACAA GGCTGTGATGCATCAATTCTATTGGACGACACTGCAACATTCACAGGAGAGAAAAACGCGTTTCCTAACAGAAATTCAGCAAGGGGCTTCGAAGTTATTGACACCATTAAAACCAACGTTGAAGCTGCTTGCAATGCCACTGTGTCTTGTGCTGATATTCTTGCTCTTGCCACAAGAGATGGAATAGTTCTG CTAGGAGGACCCTCATGGACAGTGCCTCTAGGAAGAAGAGATTCAAGAACAGCAAATCAGAATGCAGCCAACACCGAAATCCCTTCACCTGCCTCAGACCTTGCCACCCTGATAACCATGTTTGCAGCGAAAGGTTTGACAGCAAGAGACCTAACAGTGCTCTCGGGAGGCCACACAATTGGCCAAGCACAGTGCCAATTCTTCAGAACTCGCATATACAACGAAACCAACATTGATCCAAACTTTGCCACCACAAGAAGGGCCAATTGTCCTAATTCTGGAGGGAACACCAACTTGGCCCCTCTTGACACCGTCACACCAACCCGTTTTGACAACAACTACTACACTGACCTTGTGAACCAGCGTGGCCTTCTCCACTCTGACCAAGTGCTTTTCAATGGTGGCTCTCAAGATGCCCTTGTGAGGACCTACAGCGCCAATTCTGCTGCCTTTTTCAGGGACTTTGCTGCTGCCATGGTGAAGATGGGCAACATTAGTCCTCTCACTGGGACCAATGGAGAAATCAGAAGGAACTGCAGGGTGCTGAATTGA